One Lujinxingia sediminis DNA window includes the following coding sequences:
- the ahcY gene encoding adenosylhomocysteinase, translating into MNTGRPLLSDDPFVVADLSPETVAFGRKEIELAEAEMPGLMALREQHSAEQPLKGARIMGSLHMTIQTAVLIETLVALGADVRWASCNIYSTQDHAAAAVAIGPEGTVDNPQGVPVFAWKGETLEEYWWCTFQALNWPDGKGPNLILDDGGDATLLVHKGYEFEQNNISADPSSTDNAEFRVVLSVLKELQTLDKGYWSRTAPNVRGVSEETTTGVHRLYQSQKDGTLLFPAINVNDSVTKSKFDNVYGCRHSLVDAIMRATDVMLAGKRALVAGYGDVGKGSAQSLSSQKARVAVTEIDPICALQACMHGLDVITMEQALELGYDIYVTATGNFNVITADHMKRMKHNAIVCNIGHFDNEIDMAGLEAMRERGEVEKIQIKPQVHEWKFKETGNSIIILAEGRLVNLGCATGHPSFVMSASFTNQVLAQMELHANAESYGKDVVTLPKHLDEMVAKLHLDKLGATLTKLNDSQAEYIGVDIEGPFKPDYYRY; encoded by the coding sequence ATGAACACCGGCCGCCCGCTCCTGAGCGACGACCCCTTTGTGGTCGCCGACCTCAGCCCCGAAACGGTGGCCTTTGGCCGTAAAGAGATCGAGTTGGCCGAAGCTGAGATGCCCGGTCTGATGGCCCTTCGCGAGCAGCACAGTGCCGAGCAGCCTCTTAAAGGTGCGCGCATCATGGGCTCGTTGCACATGACCATTCAGACCGCCGTGCTCATCGAGACGCTGGTCGCGCTGGGTGCCGACGTGCGCTGGGCCTCCTGCAACATCTACTCGACGCAAGATCACGCTGCTGCCGCCGTGGCCATCGGCCCCGAAGGCACCGTCGATAACCCTCAGGGCGTGCCCGTCTTCGCCTGGAAGGGTGAGACGCTCGAAGAGTACTGGTGGTGCACCTTCCAGGCCCTGAACTGGCCGGATGGCAAGGGCCCCAACCTCATCCTCGACGACGGCGGCGACGCCACTCTGCTCGTGCACAAAGGCTATGAGTTTGAGCAGAACAACATCAGCGCCGACCCCTCCTCCACCGACAACGCGGAGTTCCGCGTGGTGCTCTCGGTGCTCAAGGAGCTTCAGACCCTCGATAAGGGCTACTGGAGCCGCACCGCGCCCAACGTCCGTGGCGTGAGCGAGGAAACCACCACCGGCGTGCATCGTCTCTACCAGTCGCAAAAGGACGGCACGCTGCTCTTCCCGGCGATCAACGTCAATGACTCGGTCACCAAGAGCAAGTTCGACAACGTCTACGGCTGCCGTCACTCCCTGGTCGACGCCATCATGCGCGCCACCGACGTGATGCTCGCCGGCAAGCGCGCCCTGGTCGCCGGTTACGGCGATGTGGGCAAAGGCTCGGCGCAGTCGCTCTCCAGCCAGAAGGCTCGCGTGGCCGTCACCGAGATCGACCCGATCTGCGCGCTGCAGGCCTGCATGCACGGCCTCGACGTCATCACGATGGAGCAGGCTCTGGAGCTGGGCTACGACATCTACGTGACCGCCACCGGCAACTTCAACGTCATCACCGCCGACCATATGAAGCGGATGAAGCATAACGCGATCGTCTGCAACATCGGCCACTTCGATAACGAGATCGACATGGCCGGTCTCGAAGCGATGCGCGAGCGCGGCGAAGTCGAAAAGATCCAGATCAAGCCGCAGGTCCACGAGTGGAAGTTCAAGGAAACGGGCAACTCCATCATCATCCTGGCCGAAGGCCGCCTGGTGAACCTGGGCTGCGCCACCGGCCACCCCAGCTTCGTGATGAGCGCTTCGTTCACCAACCAGGTGCTTGCGCAGATGGAGCTTCACGCCAACGCCGAGAGCTACGGTAAGGATGTTGTCACCCTTCCGAAGCACCTCGATGAAATGGTCGCGAAGTTGCACCTCGACAAGCTCGGCGCCACGCTGACCAAACTCAACGACTCCCAGGCCGAGTACATCGGCGTGGACATCGAGGGCCCCTTCAAGCCCGACTACTACCGCTACTGA
- a CDS encoding serine/threonine-protein kinase, with translation MTLYCPQCQQRFDGDLEICPSDGSRLFHLDSPDAVPDPLLGQVIDERFRIERLLGVGGMGAVYAGVQLSVNREVAIKVLRPEVSDREKALERFFREAKVVSELSHANIVSLFDFGQDRQRDLLYLVMELVRGISLGDLLERGRFRVNMALEVVYQVCGALTEPHARGIIHRDLKPDNLVMLPVSDGTVQVKVLDFGIARALEQSTQITKTGMICGTPAYMAPEQAQNHAIDGRTDLYALGIILYEMLSGMVPFTGDTSLQILFSHVQKSPPSLRHMLPAGSLPDDIEALCYRMLSKDPVERPGSAREVRDEIDQLRMRHQLRPVRLDVDRQDLGAFEPWLMPHLEGAGRGGLSATEARRQVPQTGGFGVAPRTGELESMPTIERHTPTDIDRVRVGADARAFSSTQPQFQASPAAEAPKQPRIDTITGESGIQGPLAVIGGDGSNTLTMDVKGQGRARLGLIVAFIVVLVGGGAVAALTLGDDTAVEADVEVVARAETPAATESAPVPGPSEDVLHAESAGAQVGLEAVIAARIFTAETAAVAHIAEQTARKKAISSQEQRKRPRVSASAAAEARAAERQRAIDEARAAEEARQAAAREAAAEREARAAERARKAAKAQEDSSSTDSALRDRLRRLRSGE, from the coding sequence ATGACCCTTTATTGTCCACAATGTCAGCAGCGCTTTGATGGCGATCTGGAGATCTGTCCCTCCGACGGCAGCCGCCTTTTTCATCTGGATTCGCCGGACGCTGTTCCCGATCCGCTCCTGGGGCAGGTGATTGATGAGCGCTTCCGCATTGAGCGGTTGCTTGGCGTGGGCGGCATGGGCGCGGTCTACGCCGGGGTGCAACTCTCGGTGAATCGCGAGGTCGCTATCAAGGTGCTGCGTCCCGAGGTGAGTGACCGTGAGAAGGCGCTTGAGCGCTTCTTTCGCGAGGCCAAAGTGGTCTCGGAGCTCAGCCACGCCAACATCGTCAGCCTTTTTGATTTTGGTCAGGACCGTCAGCGCGACCTTCTCTACCTGGTCATGGAGCTTGTGCGGGGTATCAGTCTGGGCGACCTGTTGGAGCGCGGGCGCTTTCGCGTCAACATGGCGTTGGAGGTCGTCTACCAGGTCTGCGGCGCACTGACCGAGCCCCACGCACGCGGAATCATTCACCGCGACTTAAAGCCCGATAACCTGGTGATGCTGCCCGTCTCCGATGGCACGGTGCAGGTCAAGGTGCTCGACTTCGGGATTGCGCGTGCGCTGGAGCAGAGCACGCAGATCACCAAGACCGGTATGATCTGCGGCACGCCCGCCTACATGGCACCGGAGCAGGCGCAGAACCATGCGATCGACGGTCGAACCGACCTCTACGCGCTGGGCATCATTCTCTATGAGATGCTCAGCGGCATGGTGCCTTTTACCGGCGACACCAGCCTTCAGATTCTGTTCAGCCACGTGCAGAAGAGCCCGCCTTCGTTGCGTCATATGCTCCCGGCGGGCAGCCTCCCCGACGACATTGAGGCGCTTTGCTACCGTATGCTGAGCAAGGATCCGGTTGAGCGCCCGGGCTCCGCGCGCGAGGTGCGCGATGAGATCGATCAGCTGCGGATGCGCCATCAGCTTCGTCCGGTGCGTCTGGATGTCGATCGGCAGGATCTGGGGGCCTTTGAGCCCTGGTTGATGCCTCACCTTGAGGGGGCTGGACGCGGCGGTCTTAGCGCGACGGAGGCGCGGCGTCAGGTGCCGCAGACCGGCGGCTTTGGGGTGGCTCCGAGGACGGGGGAGCTGGAGTCGATGCCGACGATCGAACGCCACACCCCGACCGACATCGACCGGGTGCGGGTGGGCGCCGACGCCCGGGCGTTTAGCAGCACTCAGCCTCAGTTTCAGGCCTCGCCGGCGGCAGAAGCGCCCAAACAGCCACGCATCGATACGATCACCGGAGAGTCGGGGATCCAGGGGCCTCTGGCGGTGATCGGCGGGGACGGCTCCAACACGCTGACGATGGACGTCAAAGGCCAGGGGCGAGCGCGCCTGGGGCTTATCGTGGCGTTCATCGTGGTGTTGGTCGGCGGTGGGGCGGTGGCCGCCTTGACGCTCGGCGATGATACCGCTGTTGAGGCGGATGTTGAGGTTGTGGCCCGGGCGGAAACGCCGGCTGCAACCGAATCTGCTCCGGTGCCCGGGCCTTCCGAAGATGTCCTTCATGCCGAGAGTGCGGGTGCTCAGGTGGGGCTGGAGGCGGTGATCGCCGCGCGAATCTTCACCGCTGAGACGGCCGCTGTGGCCCACATCGCCGAGCAGACCGCGCGCAAGAAGGCGATCTCGAGTCAAGAGCAGCGGAAGCGCCCGCGGGTCAGCGCCAGTGCGGCCGCTGAGGCCCGCGCCGCCGAGCGTCAGCGGGCCATCGACGAGGCCCGAGCCGCCGAGGAGGCTCGCCAGGCTGCCGCCCGGGAGGCCGCCGCTGAGCGCGAGGCCCGCGCTGCTGAGCGCGCCCGCAAGGCCGCCAAGGCCCAGGAAGATTCGTCGAGTACCGACTCCGCCCTGCGAGACAGATTGCGCCGGTTGCGCTCCGGGGAGTAA
- a CDS encoding PEGA domain-containing protein has protein sequence MKMRVCGAVLAAMVVWLCSATAFAADPDQIFDELSEAEKVELIELIDAGSAAYDDGLFQQAADSFHQAYELVPLPDFLYRLGLAYERLGEDARAVEYYRSFLNQVPQAEERGRIESTIEVIERRLAARAKTAVEVITRPEGARVYVDSKESGMRGVTPIDLNVEAGSYTLFIELEGYESVEERVQVPEGQTVVLRLGLEPEGVVGPAESSFMRSAWVPASLAVAGVGALALMPVFRSQAEAAGRESEEIRQRPEGRTAANNAAKEAADRREATYNGLAIASPIIGALALTSAGAILMWQLLSDDPAEERGVSAMGVGPMGEDGMGVGIQGRF, from the coding sequence ATGAAGATGCGAGTGTGTGGGGCGGTGCTGGCCGCGATGGTGGTCTGGCTTTGCAGTGCGACGGCCTTTGCTGCTGATCCCGACCAGATCTTTGACGAGTTGAGTGAGGCGGAGAAGGTCGAACTCATCGAACTCATCGATGCGGGGAGCGCTGCCTATGATGACGGGCTGTTTCAACAGGCCGCAGACAGCTTCCATCAGGCCTACGAGCTGGTGCCCCTCCCGGACTTTCTCTACCGCCTGGGACTTGCCTACGAGCGCCTGGGCGAAGATGCCCGCGCCGTCGAGTATTACCGAAGTTTTCTCAACCAGGTGCCGCAGGCCGAGGAGCGCGGGCGCATTGAGAGCACCATCGAGGTCATTGAGCGTCGGTTGGCTGCGCGGGCCAAGACCGCCGTTGAGGTGATCACGCGCCCCGAAGGGGCGCGCGTCTACGTCGACTCCAAAGAGTCGGGCATGCGCGGGGTCACCCCGATCGATCTCAACGTGGAGGCCGGGAGCTACACCCTCTTTATTGAGCTCGAAGGTTATGAGTCCGTCGAGGAGCGCGTGCAGGTGCCCGAGGGGCAGACCGTGGTACTGCGCCTGGGGCTGGAGCCCGAGGGCGTAGTCGGCCCGGCGGAGTCATCATTTATGCGCTCGGCCTGGGTGCCAGCCAGCCTGGCGGTGGCGGGTGTGGGAGCTTTGGCGCTGATGCCTGTTTTCAGAAGCCAGGCGGAGGCAGCCGGTCGAGAGAGCGAAGAGATTCGGCAGAGACCCGAGGGACGCACCGCTGCCAACAACGCCGCCAAAGAGGCCGCTGACCGCCGCGAAGCAACCTACAACGGCCTGGCCATCGCCTCGCCCATCATCGGCGCCCTAGCGTTGACCTCGGCCGGGGCGATCCTGATGTGGCAGCTCCTCTCCGATGATCCGGCGGAAGAGCGCGGCGTTAGCGCGATGGGCGTCGGTCCGATGGGCGAAGATGGCATGGGCGTAGGAATTCAGGGGCGCTTTTAA
- a CDS encoding Eco57I restriction-modification methylase domain-containing protein → MTRPPSTQESARAAEVIARTEALLSGALARGESVDNAAWHRALIVAAAGRRARLLEVSEAGLEAGDALSAASRADLLEWPAGLFGDAHVLGWIHQGWSALGRLKSFEAHVQRGERHGSATVSTQLYTPRWVADALARGALKGADLSCVRVLDPAVGGGQMLLSALAALIDKGLEPAEAATRLWGWELDPRAAEVARWTLKLEVAGRLGGRDRLLEARLDAQVVCRDALRGDAPSYEVVLTNPPYMGWRSMPAELREHLKAHYTPFERDLYAAFIKRCQDLATHAVGLLVQQGIFYLKRFEAARAELMSAGALTDFLHLGPGAFWGLSGEKASVVAFVQRLNADSDAPTRVWDLRQAHDPSAKAQLFARTTPRAFVARRAASVPGRPFCYELPEGLLRWFDEASPLSTIAEVPGSQNKTGANRSYVRPWAEVNAAEIASAPGLFEPPSNANTEQPGRWRFYSKGGRFAPWWGNWDWVVDWSDTARDFYATNRTSNLLSERYVGREGICYTDFAGGRFNARWMPPGCVFDMTGPAVFVREQWLAGLSFEERNAALLGILNSAPARRLLKALNPTLHFQARDVRALPIPQVDEAWARHIAGLVLEIVDGVRVLHRGVQGDILASAPGLSRAQARALLAHLGELETALEAEIAALYQVAVRPLERTSLMHHHALVP, encoded by the coding sequence GTGACTCGTCCTCCTTCTACCCAAGAGAGTGCCCGCGCCGCCGAAGTGATCGCGCGCACCGAAGCCTTATTGAGCGGCGCGCTGGCGCGCGGCGAGTCGGTCGATAATGCCGCCTGGCACCGCGCTCTTATCGTGGCGGCGGCCGGCCGCCGTGCACGCCTGCTTGAGGTGAGTGAGGCGGGCCTGGAGGCCGGTGATGCCCTGAGCGCCGCATCCCGGGCCGACCTCCTGGAGTGGCCGGCGGGGCTCTTTGGCGATGCTCATGTGCTCGGATGGATTCACCAGGGGTGGTCCGCGCTGGGGCGGCTCAAGAGTTTTGAAGCCCACGTCCAGCGGGGGGAGCGCCACGGCTCGGCGACGGTCTCGACGCAACTCTATACGCCGCGCTGGGTGGCCGATGCGCTCGCAAGGGGCGCGCTCAAAGGCGCCGATCTTAGCTGCGTGCGTGTGCTCGACCCGGCGGTGGGGGGCGGGCAGATGCTGCTCTCCGCACTCGCTGCACTCATCGATAAGGGTCTGGAGCCCGCCGAGGCCGCCACTCGCCTGTGGGGGTGGGAGCTCGATCCGCGAGCGGCCGAGGTGGCGCGCTGGACCCTGAAACTGGAGGTGGCGGGTCGGCTGGGCGGTCGTGACCGTCTGCTTGAAGCGCGGCTTGATGCGCAGGTGGTGTGCCGCGACGCGCTGCGCGGCGACGCCCCATCCTATGAGGTGGTGCTGACCAACCCGCCTTATATGGGCTGGCGCTCTATGCCGGCGGAGCTGCGCGAGCATCTCAAGGCCCACTATACTCCCTTTGAGCGCGATCTTTACGCCGCCTTTATCAAGCGTTGTCAGGACCTGGCGACGCACGCGGTGGGGCTGCTCGTGCAGCAGGGCATCTTTTATCTCAAGCGTTTTGAGGCCGCGCGCGCCGAGTTGATGTCGGCCGGAGCGCTCACCGACTTTTTGCACCTGGGCCCGGGGGCCTTCTGGGGCTTGAGCGGGGAGAAGGCCAGCGTGGTCGCGTTTGTGCAGCGCCTGAATGCCGACAGCGACGCGCCCACGCGGGTGTGGGATCTGCGTCAGGCGCACGACCCTTCAGCCAAGGCGCAGCTTTTTGCCCGGACCACGCCCCGGGCTTTTGTGGCACGTCGGGCCGCCTCGGTGCCCGGCCGTCCCTTTTGCTATGAGCTGCCCGAGGGGCTCTTGCGTTGGTTTGACGAGGCTTCTCCGCTCTCGACGATCGCCGAGGTGCCCGGGAGTCAGAACAAGACCGGTGCCAACCGCAGCTATGTGCGTCCCTGGGCCGAGGTCAATGCCGCCGAGATCGCCTCTGCTCCCGGGCTTTTTGAGCCGCCTTCGAACGCCAATACTGAGCAGCCGGGACGCTGGCGTTTCTACAGCAAAGGCGGACGTTTTGCCCCCTGGTGGGGCAACTGGGATTGGGTTGTGGACTGGTCCGATACGGCGCGTGATTTTTATGCGACCAACCGCACCTCCAACCTGCTCAGTGAGCGCTACGTGGGGCGCGAAGGCATCTGTTATACCGACTTTGCCGGGGGGCGATTTAACGCCCGCTGGATGCCTCCCGGGTGTGTCTTCGATATGACCGGGCCGGCGGTCTTTGTGCGTGAGCAGTGGTTGGCGGGGTTGAGCTTTGAGGAGCGCAACGCGGCTCTGCTGGGCATCCTCAACAGCGCGCCGGCGCGGCGTTTGCTCAAGGCGCTCAACCCCACGCTTCACTTTCAGGCCCGGGACGTGCGCGCGCTGCCTATCCCGCAGGTCGACGAGGCCTGGGCGCGTCATATTGCCGGCCTGGTCCTGGAGATCGTCGATGGCGTGCGGGTGCTGCACCGAGGGGTGCAGGGCGATATTCTCGCTTCAGCGCCGGGGCTCTCCAGGGCGCAGGCCCGGGCGTTGCTCGCACATCTGGGCGAGCTGGAGACCGCACTGGAGGCCGAGATCGCCGCGCTCTATCAGGTTGCGGTGAGACCGCTGGAGCGGACCTCGCTGATGCACCACCACGCTCTTGTGCCCTGA
- a CDS encoding OmpA/MotB family protein: MQKTFIALIAASLLVGCGVPKDEHEAMLRDMENTKVALATTEREKAEVEEELRGQIETLEARIARLENDKLALETELSEARGDLDLYESRAGGLEEALEASRTELDELRRARAQTEERLKEYRNLASRLASMVESGQLTVKIREGRMVIELADNILFDSGRTDIKDDGRLALQELAAVLQEVDDRNFLVAGHTDNVPISSGRFSSNWELSTARAVEVVKFLQEQGVDPTNLAAAGYGEFDPVADNEDRDARALNRRIEIILMPNIEELPSVPDDVFEGS; this comes from the coding sequence ATGCAAAAGACGTTTATCGCCCTGATCGCCGCCTCGTTGCTTGTTGGTTGCGGTGTCCCCAAAGATGAACACGAAGCGATGCTGCGCGATATGGAGAACACCAAGGTCGCGCTGGCCACCACCGAGCGCGAGAAGGCCGAGGTGGAAGAAGAGCTGCGCGGCCAGATCGAGACGCTGGAGGCCCGCATCGCCAGGCTCGAGAACGACAAGCTCGCCCTGGAGACCGAGCTCAGCGAGGCCCGCGGCGACCTCGACCTCTACGAGTCGCGCGCAGGCGGCCTGGAAGAAGCCCTGGAGGCCTCCCGCACCGAGCTCGACGAGCTACGTCGGGCCCGCGCCCAGACCGAGGAACGCCTCAAAGAGTATCGCAATCTGGCCAGCCGCCTGGCCTCGATGGTTGAATCCGGTCAGCTCACCGTGAAGATTCGCGAGGGTCGCATGGTCATTGAACTGGCCGACAACATCCTCTTCGACTCGGGTCGCACCGATATCAAAGACGACGGTCGCCTGGCGCTCCAGGAACTTGCCGCGGTCCTGCAAGAGGTCGACGATCGCAACTTTCTGGTGGCCGGCCATACCGACAATGTGCCGATCAGCTCGGGACGTTTCTCCTCGAACTGGGAGCTCTCGACGGCCCGCGCGGTGGAAGTCGTTAAATTTTTGCAGGAGCAGGGCGTCGATCCCACCAACCTGGCGGCGGCCGGCTACGGGGAGTTTGACCCGGTGGCCGATAACGAAGATCGTGACGCCCGCGCGCTCAACCGCCGCATTGAGATTATCCTGATGCCCAACATCGAAGAGCTGCCCTCGGTGCCCGACGATGTTTTTGAGGGCTCCTGA